Genomic DNA from Elgaria multicarinata webbii isolate HBS135686 ecotype San Diego chromosome 2, rElgMul1.1.pri, whole genome shotgun sequence:
CTATTATATTCACTAGGGAAAGCCACTGGACTCATAGCATACCTGAAATGGCATACTTTGTGGTCTAAAGTATCTGATATATGTAATAATGTACTATGATTATTATACATGCAGAAGTAATTGAGCACTACACTATAAAGTATAGCACTAAGGCTAAATTGCATTGCGTTTTTCTTAAGCAGTTTTTCCATACTTGTTGAGACTTAAAGGATGCTTTTAACTATTGATTTATGATCGCAGCAGAATGAATtataatacattttcttttgttatttttaaccCTGGCTTTCCTTAGGTTTCTCTACTTGGTAGGAACTTGACTGAACTACCTCTGCATTGAGGAAGATATTTTATCTTTAGGGACTAttgttctctcttttcttctctgtAGCAAAACTAGGGCATGATTCAGAGAACCAGTAATTGTTTTGccctttaacatttttttctctAAATATTGTTGTTCTCTCCCATGCAGGAATTAAATGCTAGCTTTGAAGACTGGGAGAAATTAATGAGGGCTTCACATTTAGATTCGACTGAAAGTGACTTTTTCCAGGTGATGGGCCTAATCACACGCATGTTTAAACAGACTGCCATTGCTAAGGTAATCTTTAATGTCTTCTGATTTTAAAGAATCGTACTACTTCTTCCTGTACTTACAATACCTTGCCAGTCCAGAGGTGTTTCCTGAGTATTGTAACTGTACAATATAGAGCGAGGGTCAGGAATCCTCAGGAATAGTGTGGTATATGGGATACCTGGATGCCATTAAAGGAGCGAGTTAGCGGAAATCACACTCGCTTTTGCACAAGCAGAAGTGACTTTTCATTTGCACAAGGCACTTTCACGTTCAATTCCGTGTGTAAATAATTTTCCCTGCTTCGTTGCCTTGACTTTAAAGGAATGCAAAGTGCTTTAGAAGAACTGTTGAACCAATAAGATATACCTGTAAGAGAATATGATCCCCTGGATTGTTTTAGATTAGCTTGGTGTACTTTAGAAAATAAATAGTGACTGGGTTTGAGTgatcgctggggtgggggtgggggtggagagaagccaTTGTAGCTTCTCCCCTATGGATGTGACCGTGATTTGCAGAATTGCTCACGATTCATTGTgagttgccatgtcatctgaacctgacgCAGTGTATGGCAAGGATGGTTTCTTATCCATGGTTTATAGTTGGGGTTGTGGcatgggtaagaagccacccccGCCGTTCATCATGCCAGGTTCGAATGACATGCCAACCCACACTGCATCGCGGGTAATTATGCAACATGCGGCCACACATGGAGGCTGAGAGGggagccacaatggcttcttttatccctgtgattgtctgaacccagccagtatcTTACATTTTGTAGTAATGCAGTTCTATTTTTCAACAcaaaaaattgttttgttttatccttAAAACTTTTCCTAGTtgtttaataaatgtattattattaaagactcatctcttccagcaggcctatccagtggaattttaagatgtttttagaatgtttttaggatgtttttaacaatgtattttatgttttaattcagttttatgtattttattgttgttccccgcctcaatcaaaatggagaggcgggtaagaaatattattattattattattattattattattattattattattattattaaattccaATATGCCTTGTACCTTTTAGGCAGGAGCAGTAAAGGATTATATCAAAATGCTGCTGGAGAATGACAAACTGAAGTTTCTAGTCTTCGCCCATCACTTAAGCATGCTGCAGGCATGTACAGAGGCAGTGATAGAAAGCAAGGTCAGTGTGTGCCTTATTTAGTTAGAGGGCTCTTCAAGGATATTTATTATTAAGCCATAAACCtgtacatacattttttttcagTGTTGATGTCAAAAAAAGGAAGTGTTAAAAGTACATTTGCACATTTGTGTCTGTAGCATCTTGGCAGTGTGTTAACACTGTACGTATAATGGCTTCTGCTTATGCAGAGTTTGACCACATTTGTATCCTCAAAACCCACCGCTTCTGCAAAGCCTTTGGCACAACCCTCTATTTCCCATACACTACTGTAGCGAAGCCTAGGTGTGTGGAACTCAAATAATGCATGTTCTTTCCCTGTTTATTGCTGCTTCCACTTCTTCCGCATTGAACTATAGATTGTAAGCTCTTCAGGGCAGGGACCTGTACTATGTCAACcaccatcaggctgcagcaggggCAAGAAGGAAAGCAGGGCCACCctcagccctcccatgaggccAGCTTCATCAGGCTTAGCCCCTCCCACAACTGTCACCCAGCACACATTTTATCAGGCTctaggaaaaggagagagaagatgTGGGGCTACTCCCCTCAGCTCAGTGGAGGGAGAAGCAATTTTTAGAGGCTCCTCACTTTGACCTGGATGTAGTTCAGCTGGTCACGATGAGGTGAATTGCAGCTGGCAAGAGCCACGTCCTATTAAGAATTGGTCCCCGAGGTTCCACgtttccctttcccctttccatctctttttctttttgtgttgtgtcttttttagattgcaagTCTGAGGACAGGAACTGTCTTTTTGTTTACCTCTAAGCCGCTCTGGCAGCTTTTCTGGTAAAAGAGCAgagtataaatgctttaaataactcAATGTATGTCAATGGCATTTCAGTCAGGACTGactgcctagagcagccttcctcaacctggggcgctccagatgtgttggactgcacctcccagaatgccccagccagctggctggggcattctgggagttgtagtccaacacatctggagcgccccaggttgaggaaggctggcctagagggAGGCAAGCAGGGATGGTAAACCCAAGGCCTGCTTCCAGTCTCTCCTGGTGGcgaaggggggtggggaactctTGGAACAGCCCCATAATATTTTGGTTTGTGATCAGGGCGACAAAGCTAGTCATTGCACCAGCATTTCTTGTTGCCTAGTCATTTAGCTTATGCTTGTCTAAACCTGAGGATTCCCTTCAGGTGATAATTTGTTTGCCCTGTTTTTTTTTATGTTACAGGCTCGTTACATTCGGATAGATGGAAGCGTACCTTCAGCAGAAAGAATAAACCTTGTCAATCAGTTCCAGAAGGATCCAGATATTAGAGTGGCCATTTTGAGCATTCAGGCTGCTGGTCAGGTAAGACTAAAAATACAGAGGATTCTCGGTTAGTTCTGAGTTCATGTTCGTGCTTGTGTcacgtaaaccgcccagagagcttcggctatggggcagtatataaatttaataaataaataaacaaacagttacCTGTATTCCCATTGCCTTTTTTTAACCTTATGGGACACAGAAGGGTAAAACTTGTTTCTGTGAATTAACAGGTGTTGTAGGGGTCATTTTGTGTTTGCGGGGAGGACAGATAAATGTTTAGAGAAGCTGAATTAATCACTGAGCAAAGCTAGAAGATGGTGGCATTCCTGGTCATTAGTTTGCAAAGTTTTGGGACAGCTTGATCTTGCCAAGTCCGTCGAGCTCTAAGAAATACATCAAGCAGCTTCTGCCATGGCTTGAAATAGGAACACAGCCCTATTGTTATGTCTTACAATGATGGCGTTATAGTGACCCATTTCATGCAATCAAAATAGCCCTGCGTTGTGTGCCAGTCAGGATTTGAATATATCCCCCTCCCCcggctgcagcttgtcatgttgtgcaaacccaggcagcGGAGGTTGTGTGAAGGCTTAGTTGCGATTCGCAAATGCCTTTTCGAGAAATAAACAGGTAAATCTTCACTTCTTTCCAACGTTTAGGGCTTAACATTTACTGCTGCAACACATGTTGTTTTTGCTGAACTATACTGGGACCCTGGACATATCAAACAAGCAGAAGACAGAGCACATCGGATTGGACAGTGCAATTCCGTGAATATACATTACCTCATTGCAAATGGAACATTGGACCCTCTTATGTGGGCGATGTTGAACCGCAAGGTATGATGACACACTTAAATGTtggcagcccccccaccccccaccaaaggCTGAGCTCTGAGATGCCACCTTATTTTTAGAGTGCTGTCTGTTCCCTACTCTCTTACTTCCTTCTCCAATCAATTACtgattaatttttgttttttctctctaaGCATCTGTCTTTTGATTCTTAGGCAGAAACGTATCGTGCATCTGAAGAAAAAGCTAAGAAAGGGTAGCCCTTAACATTCTATTTGCTACAGGATTAGCTAACGcttgtgtgtatgtttgtaaACAGGGATATGCCTGAGCttgcttgttttccctcttcatcccttttttttcttttgtgtcatgtcttttaagatggtaaactgctggcagggattgcttgtttttattgatcaCTAGATTCCATGTTAGCCATGGGGGAAAGAAAGTATCTTCTTTCATTTCCAGTGCAGAGTAGACTTGCAGAGGGAGACACAAAGTGACCCCATCCTTCCCCCACCACCCAGCTTGGTAGAGGTCACTTTTTTACTTGCCTAAGAAGCTGTTGCCTAGGTCTGTCTCCATCCTTAGGGACAGAACACACAAATTCCATGGCGAGTGGAAAACCAAAGTAGAGAGAAATTAGACAAGTTTTTATTAATAAAACTAGGGAAAAAATTAGATGAtgtacaaagtttttttttttaaactcaataTTCCTTAGAGTGAAATGTTTCTTCATTCTACCTACCTACAGGCCAAAGTTACAGGGACCACACTAAATGGCAAAAAGGAAAAACTGCAGGCGGAAGAAGGCGACAGAGAGAAGTGGTCTTTCCTGAATTTTGCTGAAGCTTGGATCCCAAATGAAAGTTTAAATGAGATAAAGAATGAGGTTTTATTCACCCATGTAAGCCTGTCATGATAATGATCTTGTGCAATGTTTTCATATGCTTCCTGTTTTGGCTTACAGGCATGAAAGCACCTGAGACTCATAAAATACTATAAATTTCTGTATTATCTACAGTTGTCTAAATCTGGGTTGTTTCATAATTTgatgaaaacatctttaaaaaaatattatttaaacttTGGGGCAGTATCCCATACCAGCACTACGCCGCTAGCTAACCGAAGTCAGTGCAGCTCTCTTCCatgagctctgctgacttgtccctttcaggaagtgtgaatttggattacagctcctcGTTGCGAGAGTGTTtatttctgctagtgcaatgtgCTTAGTGCTGGCAGAATACTGGCATTGGATACTGCCATTGGTCATTAACAGTGTTCAGATTGTCTACACATATACATACCATTCTGGTTTATGAGCCATAAACCCATTTGtttcttgatttaaaaaaaaaagttgtctcttaaaatacatttccaaccgcccagagagcttaggctattgggcagtataaaaatgtaataaataaataaataacggtaAAATCCTGCAATTGGAAAAGATTAAACCATATTAATGAATGGAAGCATTTTCTGTGTTAAGTAATACTCATTCATTCTCTGCGTTAGTTTgaaaaggaaaagcagcatgatatcCGGGCCTTCCTTTCACCAAAGCCAGATACTGGGAAAAAGCGAAAAATGGCTTCTTGTGAGAGATCATCAGGCTTAAGTGGAGATTCTTCTCAATTGCTAGAGGGAAAGGACATGGAGAATGGAGAATATTTGGACTCAAAGGGACTAAATGATATGGATGTTCTTCaaagagaagcaaaaaaaccaagaggtTTAGAGCCATCTACTCCTAAGAGTTCTCCTAAGAAAGGGAAGCAATCTTTGTTTGGAGATACAAACCATTCACTTACAGAAGACACTGCCCAAGAAGAATTTGGTACGCCACTATCTAATTCAAGCAAAGCATCTGCTTCTGAAGCAACCTGGCATTGCAGTTGTTGCACTTACAGTAATAATTCATTGCTGCCTTATTGTGAAATGTGTGAATCTCCTCGGAGAAAGAACAGTAAGTAAACATCTGTGCTCCAGTTAAAATCTTCTTTcttcgtttgttttttaaaaaagcttttgttGTTAGAATGGCCCAAAATAACACGAGGAGTATTTGAAGGGAAATCTGGTGGACATGTACCTGAATATCTTTACTTTGGCCAAAAAATGCAGTATGCCATAATTTTAGTCCCAGTAGATCCCTGAAGAAAATTTAGTGCTTCATAATAGAAATTCAATAGCATGCTGTGACCAGTTTGCACGAcgttttgaagataaagttgctctaATCTGTCTCAACCTAGGCACCACAGTTAATGCAGTTCCATTAGTAGAGGTGTCCAAAACATcatctggttcagttttattggatgaatttCAGTGAAGGCTGTGGGCCAGGTGCTTGACGATGTCTGGTCGACCACCTGTATACCTGACCTTTGCCCTTCGTGTTTTATTACATCTAATGGAGAGTGGATGTCCAACTGGGCCTAGGAGGTTGCAAATTCTTCCTTAAGGGAGGGGGTGGCACTAGCCTCTTTAAAGGAGAATTAGGCTTACTTCAGCACTGTACATTTGGCAGCTGCATGACAATGGCcccattcggaagacaccttaaaccatggctttaaccttattcaccattgttaaagccatagtttaaggtgtcttctgaacaaggcctggctttctggcataaccgccatggttaaaggtgtggtttaaggtgtcttctgaatggggccaatgtcgtGTCCAAAGCAACTCTGTACACTAGAGAGAAGGCATGGGTGTGCTTCCACTTTGAGAATTGATTGTGTTAACAGCTCTTTCTCTTAAGATACTTTATACTAAAGATATCTTCTAAGATTTGTTATAAAAATGCAGTTTCTACCTAGATACAAAGGAGATGTAActgttcttcttcctttccttttttgagcATCCGTAGTTATACAGAATAAAAGTCTGATCGATGACTCTGTTTCTACTGAGAGTGTAGAAGAAAATGACGTCCGAGTTAGTATAAATCCTAATGGTGCAGAGAAAACCAATAAAGAGAGCCAGAGGAAAACCTTAGGGCAACCATCGCCTGGGACATCTGGTGAAACTGAGGAAGAAGCTGCCATTGCTGCAAATAAGCAATCCAATTGTTGCGAGCAAGAGCTCAGAGAAGGTAAGGAGAAAGGATTTCCTTTTGGAGCACATGATTAGCTGGAGCACATGATTGTATTAGTTGTGAATACAAAAGTAACTCATCATTTCTGTGAATGAAATACTATTTTATCATGTATTCCCACTCTCAAGGGATCAATGCAAGTATAATATTTGCAAAAGCTCAAATAGTGGGCAGGGACTTTGTCCAACTGTGCCCTTTATCAGCAGAATAGCCGTTGCTGGTGGATTATATTTCCCTTCCctccagcagccccccccccccccatgtgctacGCAGATTTGGAGAATTGGGAACAGATTTGGAGGGGGAGTTTGGGTCTGTAgtgaggaagagaggaaggggaagtttCATTGCACGAGACAAAGTCTGGTAGTGCGACGTTGGATGGAGCCCAGGTGCATAAATTTGCCCCTGAATAAAAGGATCTTGTATATTAACGTTTTGATTGGTAACTTTGGTAGTCGATTTTTTTGTTAGTGTGCTTCCAATTGTTACCTCATTCGTCCTCAGAACAATTCTTGTGagttacatgtctactcagaagtaagtcccattgagttcaaagagGCTCACTCCCAGGCGggtgcgtataggattgcagccatgttGTACAGATGGACTATGGTTTACCTGAGGCCCCAAACTATCCTAGCTGAGCAGAAATTTGAACCTAGATCTCTTTAATAATGTTTAGAGTACTATTGTTGCTTGATTATACTTGCAATGATAAATCTCTGATTTGAAACGGAACTTTTCACTCACAGCCTTGTTCTGTGAACTGATGGGCTTTAACAATGACTTGAAAGAGTCGGCTTAAGGCTCCTAACAATAGTGCAAAGGGATACTATGCTCACATAACCCATTCCCAAATGCCATTGCTGAGGCTTGGCCTTGCTCTGCTAGTGTTTCACGTCCCACTCCTGTGAGTACTGCTGTCCTGGGCATGTGGCATTACGCCCCTCAAGAAGGCAAAGGATCACCTTATTGTCCTACAGAAGCTATGAAGCTTGACCCAGACTCATAGTAACGGAGGCTATAGAGATTCCTTGGTAAGTGGAGTAGAGCATGGTATGTGTATTGTCCTATCTGTTATAAAGGGATAAAAGTAAAATAGTTTGAAGTAAAGCTCAAATTGCTTAACTTTTATTTCTAGACCATTTACAGGATTCCGAATCCTTTCCATCATATCATGGCCTGAAGTTCTGTGCAAGTAGGAACACTGACAGAATTCATGTCTACACAAAGGTAGGCAATTTCTTATTGGCTTGGACCTAAAGAAGTGCAAGTAGAGCTCCATTTGTGCAACATTTCTGCCCCCTTTCCTTACTAGAGCTACTTTCGCTGTCTGAAAAGTCATTCCTGAATGCTCCTTTGGAACAGTGTGGGATGTGGTGTGAGGGACTGCACCGAGAGGGGAGAATTTGCAGAAATCCAGGAAGCACTAAGAGGGGACACTGTTATTTGAAGTTATTTGAAGTAATCTTGGAATTTACAGTATGTTTGTGACGTTTTATAGTCTTGTTTTAAATTTCCAtggtttattttgtattttttaaaaagttatttgaaGTAGATTGCTTTTTGCTAAAAATGAAACATTGTATATCATGCAATTGGCTAAAAATGAGAGGTGCATTCATATTTGGGTTGGTTGTAAGAAGCGGCACTGATGAGTCATTGAAGATCCATGAGCGGTAGGGAGAAAAATCCAAACTTCAGAGAATCGATTGCCTTCTTGACTTAAGAAATTTAAAGAACATTTCTTTGATTCATTCAGGATGGAGAGCCCCTGAATTGTAACTTCATTCCATTGGATATAAAACTAGATAACTGGGAAGATTTACCAGAGTGTTTTCAACAAAAACAGAACCGTTCATTGGTAAGATCAATTTAGTAATTCTGGGTGCAGCTATAAATAATGCCTGGAGCATGTGCTTGTGCTTTTCCATGTAATTAACAAAATGTTCTGCCTTGATCTCAGGTTTTTAATTATTAGCTAAACATATACAGATCTTAATTGCTTTTTTAAGTGGAATCTGTttctttgtggggggaaatcacacttcccttGTCTGTACCTACACTCAGCTGTATAATTAAAGTTCCCGTCCGTAGAATTAGTAACTGAATTCTGTTGAGAGCATCAATTTTTAAGAAAAATTGTACCTTAGCAGCAACGGACAGCAGCATCTAAAAAGAATAAAATCCAAACAGGTAGAATTTGAAAGGGTGCATTCACATGTTTTGTGTTCCtgctttttgtagttttaaaactGGTAAATACAGACAATGCTGTATATAGTGGGAACACATACAAATATTAACATttgtaatatataatatatagatCACATGAATATATGTGCCAATATTGTAGATAGACAGAATTCCAAAAGCCATTTCCAAAAATTTCTTTAATATTGATACGGAGGCTAGTAATATCTTCAGTTCTTACAAATATAAGTGTTCAAAGTACTTAGCATGTGTAATCTAATTGTAAACAACATCACACATATTGCAGATTGGAGGGACTGAGGCTTTGACAAAGTGGCTTACTTAAGGTAACCTagtgaggtgagatttgaaccaggcaTTTCCTGAATTGTAGCTTAGTTTCTTAGCCACTATTCTACACCTCTCAATTTACATGTATGTGTACATGTAAATGTGTGATGAAACTGTGGCcctttagatgttgttggactccagctcccatcttccctattagccatgctgcttggggctgatgggagttggagttcagcaacatTGCTGGGCAATAGGATTCCCATAGGTTAATCCTAGATTCATGTAGGCAGTGAAGTTTCTGGAATAGTGAGTCTTGAGCAAAGAGATTTTCCCCCTATAAGTATTCTGCCCTGCTTGTGTTAGCATTTCCAACCTCCACCACTGAACCAAACTGTTTTGTTCTAGAGCACTTAGGAAATTTGCTGGAAGTAATTGTATGTGAGCGAGAAATTCTTTcttctatttatatatttataggtAATAAACTTTGTTTTCAACTGTTGAAGAACTTCAGTGCCTGAAATTGGTGGGTTTGCTTTTTTTAGTAGTAGTTTTAGGTATAGATTTGCTTTAtactactgttttgtttttagctgaaACGTCAACTCTGTATCCAAATCCAATGCTTTTGTATGTTTCCAAGTAAATTCTGTACCAATTCAGCATAACATTTTGTATTTTTCCCTCTAGATACTGAGGTTTGTAAGAGAATGGAGTGGTCTAACAGCCATGAAGCAGAGAATTATCAGGAAAAGTAGCCAGATATTTTCTAGCCCCATTCTTGCTGCTGAAGAGATGTTATCTAAACAACAAGCCAAGCTTAGCAGTACCAAACGGTGTGTGCTTACAGTTTCTTTACTCTTGTAGAGTGATGGTAAAATGTATTACATCAAAATCAGTTAAATCATATTTTCATCGTTATAATGATTTATCTAGTGACAAACTCATTCTAGCTGTCTGAGGCTCTTAAAGCAGAGTGCTTCAAACGGcaaagtttggggagggggtgtgaAATCAAAAGATCAGTGCTATTCCTTGTCTTAAAGAACAATCTTCCATGCTCCAACCTAATCCATTACAGAGTAACTAATTTAATGTAGAAAGTAGGTGCAAAGGTGCACAATGAAGCTATCTGAGTCAAGCCAGGTGCCACAGGTAAAGGTTACTTTTATTCTGGGAGACCTCCTATGCATTTAACATGTGAAAAACAGAAACTGAGATGGTGAAGCTGCTTCTTGGCATGCAGACACAATGACTACAAAAGCTTTACCTGCTGAATTCCTGCTCATCATGGGACTGTGAAAAGCACAGCAGCTCTGTCCAGGAGTGGGGATGTTTGCTTCCCCTAAATAAAGGGGAACCCCCATTCCAG
This window encodes:
- the ZRANB3 gene encoding DNA annealing helicase and endonuclease ZRANB3 isoform X2, producing MGLGKTIQAIAASYYYKNEWPLLIVVPSSLRYPWVDEMEKWIPDLCPEDIIIVQNKTDVWKIPTSKVTVLGYGLLTSDAQTLMDALHKQNFKVVVVDESHYMKSRNAARSKILLPIVQNAVRAILLTGTPALGRPEELFMQLEALCPRKFGTWSEYAKKYCNARVRFFGKRRQWDCRGASNLDELHQLLSNVMIRRMKNEVLTQLPPKIRQRIAFDLPKSTAMELNASFEDWEKLMRASHLDSTESDFFQVMGLITRMFKQTAIAKAGAVKDYIKMLLENDKLKFLVFAHHLSMLQACTEAVIESKARYIRIDGSVPSAERINLVNQFQKDPDIRVAILSIQAAGQGLTFTAATHVVFAELYWDPGHIKQAEDRAHRIGQCNSVNIHYLIANGTLDPLMWAMLNRKAKVTGTTLNGKKEKLQAEEGDREKWSFLNFAEAWIPNESLNEIKNEVLFTHFEKEKQHDIRAFLSPKPDTGKKRKMASCERSSGLSGDSSQLLEGKDMENGEYLDSKGLNDMDVLQREAKKPRGLEPSTPKSSPKKGKQSLFGDTNHSLTEDTAQEEFGTPLSNSSKASASEATWHCSCCTYSNNSLLPYCEMCESPRRKNTSVVIQNKSLIDDSVSTESVEENDVRVSINPNGAEKTNKESQRKTLGQPSPGTSGETEEEAAIAANKQSNCCEQELREDHLQDSESFPSYHGLKFCASRNTDRIHVYTKDGEPLNCNFIPLDIKLDNWEDLPECFQQKQNRSLILRFVREWSGLTAMKQRIIRKSSQIFSSPILAAEEMLSKQQAKLSSTKRYMTKEDIAKASLGKADSSGGSVHLVTRKSTVAIKINTASAGEKDRHSTELASEDGTCPDSSQFNAFEDPFLGKGYLQAVDNEGKPLCLSCQKPAIQNEQTSISIAWDTRFCSHKCQDDFLFRTSQSYLRTKVFEIEHGVCQMCGLKAQELYLCVRDAPKNQRKCLLESSWMSKLPLTQLNDIILNPTEGNFWQVDHIKPVYSGGGQCSLENLQTLCTVCHKERTAKQAKERSQMKRQSVASKYGSDITKFFVKQ
- the ZRANB3 gene encoding DNA annealing helicase and endonuclease ZRANB3 isoform X1, translated to MASTIQGTPTFGITCSDLDFGEKLSYLPEKLKQRLLPFQKKGIVFALERDGRCMIADEMGLGKTIQAIAASYYYKNEWPLLIVVPSSLRYPWVDEMEKWIPDLCPEDIIIVQNKTDVWKIPTSKVTVLGYGLLTSDAQTLMDALHKQNFKVVVVDESHYMKSRNAARSKILLPIVQNAVRAILLTGTPALGRPEELFMQLEALCPRKFGTWSEYAKKYCNARVRFFGKRRQWDCRGASNLDELHQLLSNVMIRRMKNEVLTQLPPKIRQRIAFDLPKSTAMELNASFEDWEKLMRASHLDSTESDFFQVMGLITRMFKQTAIAKAGAVKDYIKMLLENDKLKFLVFAHHLSMLQACTEAVIESKARYIRIDGSVPSAERINLVNQFQKDPDIRVAILSIQAAGQGLTFTAATHVVFAELYWDPGHIKQAEDRAHRIGQCNSVNIHYLIANGTLDPLMWAMLNRKAKVTGTTLNGKKEKLQAEEGDREKWSFLNFAEAWIPNESLNEIKNEVLFTHFEKEKQHDIRAFLSPKPDTGKKRKMASCERSSGLSGDSSQLLEGKDMENGEYLDSKGLNDMDVLQREAKKPRGLEPSTPKSSPKKGKQSLFGDTNHSLTEDTAQEEFGTPLSNSSKASASEATWHCSCCTYSNNSLLPYCEMCESPRRKNTSVVIQNKSLIDDSVSTESVEENDVRVSINPNGAEKTNKESQRKTLGQPSPGTSGETEEEAAIAANKQSNCCEQELREDHLQDSESFPSYHGLKFCASRNTDRIHVYTKDGEPLNCNFIPLDIKLDNWEDLPECFQQKQNRSLILRFVREWSGLTAMKQRIIRKSSQIFSSPILAAEEMLSKQQAKLSSTKRYMTKEDIAKASLGKADSSGGSVHLVTRKSTVAIKINTASAGEKDRHSTELASEDGTCPDSSQFNAFEDPFLGKGYLQAVDNEGKPLCLSCQKPAIQNEQTSISIAWDTRFCSHKCQDDFLFRTSQSYLRTKVFEIEHGVCQMCGLKAQELYLCVRDAPKNQRKCLLESSWMSKLPLTQLNDIILNPTEGNFWQVDHIKPVYSGGGQCSLENLQTLCTVCHKERTAKQAKERSQMKRQSVASKYGSDITKFFVKQ